The following is a genomic window from Geoalkalibacter halelectricus.
TCGCTGAATTTAAACAAGCAGGATTTACCTACGTGGCCCTGGATCTTCAGGGCTATCGTTCGGGAAGCATGAACGAGACAATGAACTGACCCCTTCACGGGAGACCCCATGGAACGCAAGGGCGCTTTGCTGGCAACCTGTTTCACCGCCGGGCTGTTGGGCGGCCTGGCCTACAGCCTCGCCCTGTGGGCCTCCGGCCACTGGGGTCTCACCGCCGCCGCCGGCGTCCAATTAGCGCCCGCCTTCACCCTCCCCTGGCTCTACCCCAACCTGATCTGGGGCGGACTCTGGGGGCTGCTCTATTTTTTCCCGGTCGCCTCCTACCGCCACCGCCAACACTGGATTCGCAAGGGTTTGTGGATCAGCCTGGCACCGGCGCTCTACCAGCTTTTCTTCCTCTATCCGCATGTATATCACCAAGGCCTGATGGGACTTGAACTGGGCAATTTCACGCCCTTGTTCGTCTTGCTCTTTCATTTTGTCTGGGGCGCGACCACCGGTGTTTTCACGCGCCTGCTCTGGGGCAAGAGATGAGGGTCTTTCTGGGGCGTGCTTTTCTCTTGCGCCTGGTCGTCCTGATTTTGCTGTTCCTGCTGGGGCAGGCCTTGAGCGCCTGTGCGAGCGAAACGCGCGGCCGCGTCGCGTGGATTTTCGACGGCGACACCATCGAGATCGAAGCTTTGGGCAGAGTGCGCCTGCTCGGCATCGACACCCCCGAGGGAGAAGATTCCCATCGTGACCTTTTTTACCAACGCCGCTTCGGCATCCCCCCCGAGCACCTGCGCAAGATTGCCCGCGAGGCCCTGCGCTACAACATCCGCCACGTCAAGGGCCAGGTGGTGACCCTGCGCTTCGAAGGGGAGCGCCGCGACGCCCACGGCCGCTTGCGCGCCTACGTCATTCTGCCCGACGGCCGCAACCTCAACCGCCTGCTGGTCGAGGAGGGACTGGCGGCAGTCTATCGGCGCATCGATTTCAGCCACAAGCAAGATTTTTTGCGCGCCGAGGAGCAGGCTCGACGACTCGGCAAAGGCTTGTGGGCTCAATCCCAATAAGCGAAGGGCGCCCGCCACCGCGTGCGCCCTTCGCCGTTCTTCCCTTCAGGAACTACGCCCTCTCGGCTATTTGGTTCCCAGCTCCTGCTTGACGTAGTTGAGGGTACCGCCCGCGATCAGGTGCTCGCGCTGGCGATCCGAGACTTCCAGAATTGTGAGGATTTTCTTGCCGTCGACCTCCACGGGAATCTCCTTGGCGCCGCTTTGCAGATGTTTTTTGACGTCCGGAAACACCACCTTCTTGCCCTTCTCGCACAAGTCGTAATCCCCGGGATCCTTAAAGACCAGCGGCAAAATACCGAAGTTGCACAGGTTGGCCTTGTGGATGCGAGCAAAGTTCTTGACGATCTTGGCGCGCACCCCCAGATAACGCGGTGCCAGGGCAGCATGTTCCCGCGATGAGCCCTGCCCGTAATTATCTCCGCCGATGACCACGGCGCTTTTCAGCTCCTTGATGCGCTCGACGAACTCGGGATCGACAAGATGAAAAACATACTCGCTGATGGCGGCGATATTGGAGCGTAACGGCAGAATTTTACTACCGGCGGGCATGATGCCGTCGGTGGAGATATTGTCCTCGACGCGGATCGCGACACGCGCTTCAAGGGTATCGGGCAGCGCGTCGAATTCGGGCAGTTTCATGACGTTGGGCCCGCGCACCACTTCGGTTTCGGCCAGTTCGGGAGCGGGAAAAATGATAGAGGATTCGTCAATGATGTACATCTCGGGATCCTCAATGCGCGGATAATCCATGTCCTCGGCGAGATCGCGCGGATCGGTAATGACGCCTTTGAGCGCCGAGGCGGCTGCCGTTTCCGGCGAGCAGAGATAGACCTGGTCGTCCTTGGTGCCGGAGCGTCCCGGGAAATTACGCGGGAAGGTGCGCAGGCTCACTTGGCCGGTGCCCGGTGCCTGCCCCATGCCGATGCAACCGAGACAGCCGCTTTGATGAATGCGCGCGCCGGCCAGCAGCAACGCCATGACGCCGCCGGCCTGGGCGACGTTCTCCAGAACCTGACGGCTGCCGGGATTGACGTGGAAGGCCGTATCCGGGTGGCTGTGGCGCCCCTCCACAATCTTTGCCGTGACCATCAGATCGCGGAAGGAGGAGTTGACGCTGGAGCCGACGATCACCTGGTCGGCCCTGATTCCCGCCACCTCGGCGACACGCTTGATATTGCCCGGCGAGGAGGGACAGGCGATCAGGGGCTCGATCCGGGAAAGATCCAGCTCGGCGTGTTCGTCGTAATCGCAGCCGGGATCGGCGGAGAGTTCCCGCCAGGCATCTCCGCGCCCCTGGGCTTCGAGGTATTGACGGGTGCGCTGATCCGAGGGGAAAATCGTACTGGTGGCGCCCAGCTCGGTGCCCATGTTGCCAATGGTTTCACGGTCCGTCGCCGAGAGACTGAGCATCCCCGGTCCGTAATATTCCACCACCTTGCCGACGCAGCCCTTGACGTCATAGCGGCGCAGCATTTCCAGAATCACATCCTTGGCGCTGCACCAGTCGGGCAGCTCGCCGGTCACTTTGACCCCGAGCACTTTCGGGCAGGGGAAAAAATAGGGTCGCCCGGCCATGGCCAGGGCGACATCGAGTCCGCCCGCGCCGATGGCCAGCATGGACACGCCGGCGGCACCGGGAGTATGGCTGTCGGCGCCGATCATGGTGAGTCCCGGACGGCCGAAACGCTCCATGTGCACCTGGTGGGAAATGCCATTGCCGGGGCGGCTGAAGTGGATGCCGTAACGGGCGCAGGCGGTCTGAAGGTATTTGTGGTCATCGGCGTTTCTGAAATCGGCCTGCAGCAGGTTGTGGTCGACATACTGGGCGGCCAGGTCGACCTTGACCCGCTCAAGACCCAAGGCCTCGAACTCGAGCATGGCCATGGTACCGGTGGCGTCCTGCAGCAGGGTATGATCGATATGAATGCCGATTTCCTCACCGGGCACCAGGCTCCCGGCGACCAGATGCGCCTCGAGAATCTTGCGTGTCAGATTTTT
Proteins encoded in this region:
- a CDS encoding thermonuclease family protein → MRVFLGRAFLLRLVVLILLFLLGQALSACASETRGRVAWIFDGDTIEIEALGRVRLLGIDTPEGEDSHRDLFYQRRFGIPPEHLRKIAREALRYNIRHVKGQVVTLRFEGERRDAHGRLRAYVILPDGRNLNRLLVEEGLAAVYRRIDFSHKQDFLRAEEQARRLGKGLWAQSQ
- a CDS encoding aconitate hydratase, with the protein product MAKNLTRKILEAHLVAGSLVPGEEIGIHIDHTLLQDATGTMAMLEFEALGLERVKVDLAAQYVDHNLLQADFRNADDHKYLQTACARYGIHFSRPGNGISHQVHMERFGRPGLTMIGADSHTPGAAGVSMLAIGAGGLDVALAMAGRPYFFPCPKVLGVKVTGELPDWCSAKDVILEMLRRYDVKGCVGKVVEYYGPGMLSLSATDRETIGNMGTELGATSTIFPSDQRTRQYLEAQGRGDAWRELSADPGCDYDEHAELDLSRIEPLIACPSSPGNIKRVAEVAGIRADQVIVGSSVNSSFRDLMVTAKIVEGRHSHPDTAFHVNPGSRQVLENVAQAGGVMALLLAGARIHQSGCLGCIGMGQAPGTGQVSLRTFPRNFPGRSGTKDDQVYLCSPETAAASALKGVITDPRDLAEDMDYPRIEDPEMYIIDESSIIFPAPELAETEVVRGPNVMKLPEFDALPDTLEARVAIRVEDNISTDGIMPAGSKILPLRSNIAAISEYVFHLVDPEFVERIKELKSAVVIGGDNYGQGSSREHAALAPRYLGVRAKIVKNFARIHKANLCNFGILPLVFKDPGDYDLCEKGKKVVFPDVKKHLQSGAKEIPVEVDGKKILTILEVSDRQREHLIAGGTLNYVKQELGTK